Proteins co-encoded in one Aspergillus luchuensis IFO 4308 DNA, chromosome 6, nearly complete sequence genomic window:
- a CDS encoding putative gamma-tubulin complex component GCP4 (COG:Z;~EggNog:ENOG410PKU6;~InterPro:IPR007259,IPR041470,IPR040457;~PFAM:PF04130,PF17681;~go_component: GO:0000922 - spindle pole [Evidence IEA];~go_component: GO:0005815 - microtubule organizing center [Evidence IEA];~go_function: GO:0043015 - gamma-tubulin binding [Evidence IEA];~go_process: GO:0000226 - microtubule cytoskeleton organization [Evidence IEA];~go_process: GO:0007020 - microtubule nucleation [Evidence IEA]): MLHEILLSLSGQPSPLFNPETEESAISEDAFPLVSPPEKALLASLARLSRLHTELRTHTALISSSHPSVICRAVSTAISSRHLGEFQRKILEVEKSVLVEDSGYVGGYGIVPLSTIVGEFSPWTRRLEWLWETVRLIWPIDSRNIDQLCTGVALIDHLRAETQTGYVDLKDMALHLVGIAETAWMRQLSPWLLYGNLPILGGSDFFIQRDNASHDQPPAATQFVVHPELLPQFVTAHTASSILFIGKTLNLIRAKRNAPAANPSAGLSTTSVTLHTEHIEQLAALKSPISASRLSSAVNAIRLSLSQSTLSKTFPLPKILEVLSVLHDFLLLRRGEFATALVSHADTRIQERYRKHGHSASRYNPSADLRGLSIKEGDVVTALSQTLSELYSLQTEEDPADDELDLAKELLRLSIKQDVDNIPALSPDLAGSEMNARISDVAFDDLLFPTPTCLSVHVRSPLDLFLSASDISVYSKIHSYILGIRRAQMHLGDLWKHTFLRKIHPSPWGPPRSSTPYGQSRLKLGRQRDNLRTRQMRPVWATSSASLFILSELGSYFQGEVLNGNWQHFREWIKGGSPTTGSRPGTASSANSKRTDHFQAMNDPTESGSGGDSQMVQRHDPETLTAAHRRYLFSLVESLFLTDIPFTKALRSLLTSVEHFIALVVRLESIQRNMDLETDEGVVDALVDYAGEEREIWQSLSVARASVEAGIKDAVARLRDIDDSRSGEGRQMLEFVKDSRENGSLQANSSATDSASIHYVPRKAAGVDRLLMKLDFGNANGGMGLGVTAAGTFGEMA, from the coding sequence ATGCTCCACGagatcctcctctccctctcggGTCAACCATCACCTCTTTTCAATCCAGAGACTGAAGAAAGTGCTATCTCTGAAGATGCCTTTCCCTTGGTTTCCCCTCCGGAAAAAGCCCTCCTCGCCTCTCTTGCCCGTCTGAGCCGTCTCCATACCGAACTACGAACACATACCgccttgatttcctcctcccacccttCTGTCATTTGTCGCGCAGTGTCGACGGCCATAAGCTCACGTCACCTGGGCGAATTCCAAAGGAAAATCTTAGAAGTGGAGAAATCGGTTCTGGTAGAGGATAGTGGCTATGTGGGCGGTTACGGAATCGTGCCATTGTCGACGATTGTTGGCGAATTTTCTCCATGGACGCGACGATTGGAATGGTTGTGGGAGACGGTTAGGTTGATATGGCCCATAGACTCCCGGAATATAGACCAGCTTTGCACTGGCGTGGCTCTGATCGATCACCTCCGGGCGGAAACGCAAACAGGGTACGTTGACCTGAAAGATATGGCCTTGCATTTGGTTGGTATCGCAGAGACTGCTTGGATGAGGCAGTTGTCCCCCTGGTTGCTGTATGGAaatctccccatcctcggCGGATCCGACTTCTTCATACAACGCGATAATGCAAGCCATGATCAACCGCCCGCTGCCACGCAATTCGTCGTGCATCCAGAGCTCCTGCCCCAGTTTGTAACAGCTCATACAGCCTCATCTATCTTGTTCATCGGCAAAACGTTGAATCTCATTAGAGCAAAGCGCAATGCACCTGCTGCGAACCCCTCTGCGGGCTTATCGACTACTTCCGTCACACTACACACGGAACATATAGAACAGCTTGCTGCATTGAAATCACCTATATCAGCGTCGAGACTGTCGAGTGCTGTGAATGCCATCCGGCTCTCTCTGTCCCAAAGCACGCTCTCCAAGACTTTCCCACTACCCAAGATTCTCGAAGTCCTCTCAGTTCTCCATGATTTTCTATTACTCCGACGGGGCGAATTTGCAACGGCTCTGGTATCTCATGCCGATACACGCATTCAAGAGAGGTATCGGAAACACGGGCATTCAGCCTCCAGATATAACCCATCAGCAGATCTTAGGGGGCTTTCTATTAAGGAAGGAGATGTAGTGACTGCTCTGTCACAGACGCTCTCAGAGCTCTACTCGCTGCAAACCGAAGAAGATCCCGCAGACGATGAGCTTGATCTTGCAAAAGAGCTGCTTCGGCTGTCGATCAAACAGGATGTTGACAATATCCCAGCACTGTCTCCCGATCTTGCTGGATCTGAGATGAATGCTAGAATTTCGGACGTCGCCTTTGAcgatcttcttttccccactCCAACATGTCTCTCGGTCCACGTCCGCTCGCCTCTCGATTTGTTTCTGTCCGCCTCTGATATATCAGTCTACTCGAAGATCCACTCTTACATTCTTGGTATCCGACGCGCCCAGATGCATTTGGGCGACTTGTGGAAGCATACCTTCCTTCGaaagatccatccatccccgtGGGGTCCACCTCGCAGCAGTACTCCTTACGGCCAGAGTAGACTAAAGCTCGGCAGACAAAGAGACAACCTCAGGACTCGGCAGATGAGGCCAGTCTGGGCAACGAGCAGTGCCTCCCTCTTTATTCTGTCAGAACTAGGGAGCTACTTCCAGGGAGAAGTTCTTAATGGCAACTGGCAACATTTTCGAGAATGGATCAAAGGTGGATCCCCAACAACGGGCTCACGACCTGGAACCGCGTCCTCCGCTAATAGTAAGCGCACCGACCATTTTCAGGCCATGAACGACCCGACCGAATCTGGTTCCGGAGGAGATAGTCAGATGGTCCAACGGCATGACCCTGAAACATTGACCGCGGCGCATCGTCGttatctcttttctcttgttGAATCTCTTTTCCTCACGGACATACCCTTTACTAAAGCCCTCCGATCCTTACTGACGAGCGTGGAACACTTTATTGCACTAGTAGTTCGATTGGAAAGCATTCAGCGCAACATGGACCTCGAGACCGATGAGGGCGTTGTTGATGCTTTAGTAGACTATgcaggggaagagagggagataTGGCAATCACTCAGTGTTGCGCGGGCTAGTGTCGAAGCAGGAATTAAGGACGCTGTGGCACGACTGCGAGACATTGATGACAGCCGATCTGGAGAAGGGCGGCAGATGCTTGAATTTGTGAAGGACTCACGCGAAAATGGGTCGCTCCAAGCTAATAGCTCAGCGACCGATTCTGCTTCCATCCACTACGTGCCTCGGAAAGCGGCTGGTGTTGACCGTCTGCTCATGAAGCTGGACTTTGGTAATGCTAATGGAGGCATGGGACTTGGAGTCACTGCTGCAGGTACTTTCGGTGAAATGGCATAA
- a CDS encoding putative short chain dehydrogenase/oxidoreductase (COG:Q;~EggNog:ENOG410PIXZ;~InterPro:IPR002347,IPR036291,IPR020904;~PFAM:PF00106,PF13561,PF08659,PF01370;~go_function: GO:0016491 - oxidoreductase activity [Evidence IEA];~go_process: GO:0055114 - oxidation-reduction process [Evidence IEA]), whose amino-acid sequence MRSVLCRSLSALAPARSWAPSAMIQPMSQRLHSTGSGSHGSHHIQTRIPSLKGEPKQGHRFREFDLDDRVFAITGGGRGLGLAMAEALMEAGAKVYCLDRLETPHPDFLAAQEHAEKNYGGSLEYHRIDVRDESEVNDLFAEIAGKNRRLDGLIAAAGINHLQSALEHSQVALNEVMQINFNGVFNSATAAARQMFNYQQKGSILLIASMSGLIANKGMTSPVYNASKAAVIQLSRSLAMEWGRHGIRVNSLCPGHIITPMVEQVFQQNPASRAVWEAENMLGRLAYPEEFRGAALFALSDASSFMTGSTMLIDGGHTAW is encoded by the exons ATGCGTTCTGTATTGTGCCGGTCGCTATCGGCCCTGGCCCCAGCCCGGTCTTGGGCACCATCCGCCATGATCCAGCCTATGTCGCAGCGGCTGCACTCCACAGGGTCAGGTTCTCATGGCTCTCACCACATCCAAACCCGGATACCGTCGTTGAAAGGCGAGCCCAAGCAGGGCCACCGGTTCCGCGAGTTTGACCTTGACGATCGTGTCTTCGCCATCACTGGTGGTGGACGAGGACTCGGATTGGCGATGGCTGAAGCTTTGATGGAGGCTGGTGCGAAAG TCTACTGCTTGGATCGACTTGAGACTCCCCACCCCGACTTCCTCGCCGCTCAAGAGCATGCCGAGAAGAACTATGGTGGTAGCCTGGAGTACCACCGTATTGATGTCCGGGATGAGTCTGAAGTGAACGACCTCTTTGCGGAAATCGCAGGCAAGAACCGGCGACTGGATGGCTTGATTGCCGCCGCAGGAATCAACCACCTGCAGAGCGCTCTGGAACACTCGCAGGTGGCTCTTAACGAAGTCATGCAAATTAACTTTAATGGAGTCTTCAACTCggccactgctgctgcgcggCAGATGTTCAACTACCAACAGAAGGgttccatccttctcattGCTAGCATGAGCGGTCTGATCGCCAACAAGGGAATGACCTCTCCCGTCTACAACGCCTCCAAGGCGGCTGTGATCCAGCTGTCCCGGTCCCTCGCCATGGAATGGGGCCGTCACGGCATCCGCGTAAACAGCCTGTGCCCCGGCCATATCATCACCCCAATGGTGGAACAGGTGTTCCAGCAGAACCCTGCATCCCGGGCCGTCTGGGAAGCCGAGAACATGCTCGGACGACTTGCCTACCCGGAGGAATTCCGAGGTGCTGCTCTCTTCGCTCTGAGTGACGCGAGCAGCTTCATGACCGGCAGCACCATGCTCATCGACGGTGGCCACACCGCATGGTAA
- a CDS encoding putative MFS transporter (COG:G;~EggNog:ENOG410QDJ0;~InterPro:IPR020846,IPR011701,IPR036259;~PFAM:PF07690;~TransMembrane:12 (i104-123o143-162i169-188o194-218i230-250o262-284i342-366o378-395i407-428o440-462i474-496o502-528i);~go_function: GO:0022857 - transmembrane transporter activity [Evidence IEA];~go_process: GO:0055085 - transmembrane transport [Evidence IEA]): MASLRPGPTEAISVSSGSSSTPQYTPVSDRSENDSSPNPNRPAAGSLRVQTAFSSDGESFTDDGFDEGYDSYEDVQPLSSSRISMPKYTKEEEDGVIKQFDRKLVPFLALLYLLSFLDRSNIGNAKIAGLADDLHLSSSQYEWLLTAFYITYILFEWMTLMYKLVPPHIYIALCVCGWGLVASLQSLATSFGALVFLRAALGITEAAFGPGVPFYLSLFYKREELAFRNGLFISAAPLASSFASSLAWIIVRVSDNGPIAPWRTLFLVEGFPSIVVAVFAWMLIPDTPGSASFLNPRQRAIAQLRMDDELKPNHKPHQPQSQQRKSFNWKEVKKTLTDPKSYITAFMFFACNVAFSSMPVFLPTIIQDMGYTSLTSQALSAPPYLLSFLTVLLTSHLSDRTRTRSPYLIFHALLSATAYLAIALAGYFHSHLPPAIHVAIRYLAVYPATSGFFSAITLIITWTMDNRPANEGKGASVALLNVIGQCGPLLGTRLYPASQGPWYVSGMAVCAGCMVGVAVLAGVLRVLLGREMRGGGKGERDGDGDGNDGDGIELEEREVLMGGFGGGQGDGDGGESGRGEKFTYIL; encoded by the exons ATGGCCTCCTTGCGCCCCGGCCCGACCGAGGCCATCTCCGTCTCCAGTGGATCTTCGTCCACACCTCAGTATACGCCTGTCTCCGATCGCTCCGAGAATGATAGCTCCCCCAATCCAAACCGTCCGGCAGCCGGGTCTCTGAGAGTTCAGACGGCCTTCAGCTCCGATGGGGAGTCGTTTACTGACGACGGGTTCGATGAAGGATATGATTCCTACGAAGATGTGCAGCCCCTTTCGAGTAGTAGAATTAGCATGCCAAAGTAcacgaaagaggaagaggatggagtcATCAAGCAATTCGATCGCAAATTGGTCCCTTTTCTAGCTCTTCTCTATTTACTATCATTTCTGGATCGTTCAA ACATTGGAAATGCCAAAATCGCCGGTCTCGCAGATGACCTGCATCTCTCATCGTCGCAATATGAATGGCTTCTCACGGCCTTCTACATCACCTACATTCTCTTCGAATGGATGACCCTCATGTACAAACTCGTCCCACCGCACATCTACATCGCTCTCTGCGTCTGCGGCTGGGGCCTTGTCGCATCTCTCCAGTCGCTCGCTACTTCATTCGGGGCTCTCGTATTCCTCCGAGCAGCCCTCGGCATCACCGAAGCAGCATTCGGCCCCGGCGTGCCCTTCTACCTCTCACTCTTCTACAAGCGCGAAGAGCTCGCCTTCCGAAACggcctcttcatctccgcTGCTCCCCTCGCCTCATCCTTCGCCAGCAGCCTCGCCTGGATCATCGTCCGCGTGAGCGACAACGGCCCAATTGCACCCTGGCGCACCCTCTTCCTAGTCGAAGGGTTTCCCAGCATCGTCGTCGCCGTCTTCGCCTGGATGCTCATCCCCGATACACCAGGCAGCGCCTCATTCCTAAACCCCCGACAGCGCGCCATCGCACAGCTGCGCATGGATGACGAGCTCAAACCCAACCACAAACCACACCAGCCGCAATCGCAGCAGCGCAAATCCTTCAACTGGAAAGAAGTCAAGAAGACACTCACCGACCCGAAATCTTATATCACAGCC TTCATGTTCTTCGCCTGCAATGTCGCCTTCAGCTCCATGCccgtcttcctccccaccatcatccaaga CATGGGCTACACATCCCTAACATCCCAAGCCCTCTCAGCCCCACcctacctcctctccttcctaaCCGTCCTCCTAACATCCCACCTCTCGGACCGCACCCGCACGCGCAGCCCATACCTAATCTTCCACGCGCTGCTCTCCGCAACCGCCTACCTGGCAATCGCCCTAGCGGGATACTTCCACTCGCACCTCCCGCCCGCCATCCACGTCGCCATCCGCTATCTGGCCGTCTACCCCGCCacctcgggcttcttctccgccatcaccctcatcatcacctggACCATGGATAACCGGCCCGCGaacgaggggaagggggcgaGCGTCGCCCTGCTGAATGTTATTGGGCAGTGCGGGCCGTTGCTCGGTACGAGGTTGTATCCGGCGAGTCAGGGGCCGTGGTATGTCTCTGGCATGGCGGTCTGCGCGGGGTGTATGGTGGGTGTGGCGGTGTTGGCGGGCGTGTTGAGGGTGcttttggggagggagatgagggggggaggaaagggggaaagggatggtgatggtgatgggaatgatggtgatgggattgagttggaggagagggaggtgctTATGggggggtttgggggtggtcaaggtgatggtgatggtggtgagagtgggaggggggagaagttTACGTATATTTTGTAG
- a CDS encoding uncharacterized protein (COG:S;~EggNog:ENOG410PYR0): MASRDVQTSEFFQRKVDELVRKYDRITEPNAVLQAILQDPESMRSLVDAVQRQASLVRHRSRNVEDAEITVFDNALMILSNGGHDTQDVGALELYLAEYLGVCTFSPIAHAKQALHDHDILQDTVTRATASPSITDEATATEEQPQTPEQALKTLVQDNEHSRRLQHILPPRPPPTLEELRRREQVERLIQMYEKAKAEYSKKDPEDIDISLAKYFRDTSENTLHFLRVNDMSDHPLIPDIENSFERAKGKAAQLAGRGRHFDEPRATISTHNHPSKKRRGRRHRYREVDSYRPGKQ, encoded by the exons ATGGCCAGTCGCGACGTCCAGACTTCCGAGTTCTTCCAGCGCAAAGTGGACGAGCTCGTAAGGAAGTATGATCGCATCACTGAGCCCAATGCTGTTCTGCAGGCCATCCTTCAGGATCCCGAGAGCATGAGATCTCTCGTCGATGCAGTTCAACGCCAGGCATCGCTCGTGAGACACCGGTCTCGGAACGTTGAAGACGCAGAGATTACTGTCTTTGACAACGCTTTAATGATTCTGTCCAATGGTGGCCATGATACCCAAGACGTCGGAGCGCTCGAACTCTACCTGGCCGAATATCTTGGGGTCTGTACTTTTTCTCCCATTGCCCATGCTAAACAGGCTTTGCATGACCATGACATCCTTCAAGACACTGTGACCAGAG CAACTGCATCCCCCAGCATCACCGACGAGGCTACAGCTACAGAGGAGCAACCCCAGACTCCCGAGCAAGCGCTCAAGACTCTCGTCCAAGACAACGAGCACTCTCGTAGACTGCAGCACATACTTCCTCCAAGACCACCCCCCACCCTTGAGGAACTTCGTCGCCGCGAGCAAGTGGAACGATTGATTCAGATGTACGAAAAAGCCAAGGCAGAATACAGCAAGAAGGACCCCGAAGACATTGACATCAGCTTGGCCAAATACTTCCGTGATACATCCGAAAACACGCTTCACTTTCTGCGAGTCAACGACATGTCGGACCATCCCTTGATCCCCGATATCGAGAACTCGTTTGAACGTGCCAAGGGCAAAGCTGCTCAGTTGGCGGGCCGCGGACGTCACTTCGACGAGCCTCGTGCAACTATTTCCACCCACAATCATCcttccaagaaaagaaggggacGTCGTCACCGATACCGCGAGGTTGACTCCTATCGTCCTGGCAAGCAGTGA
- a CDS encoding GILT family protein (COG:S;~EggNog:ENOG410PP7K;~InterPro:IPR004911;~PFAM:PF03227;~TransMembrane:1 (i34-54o)): MEKLPTQSKADSSGYVDLSESSVARPISTRRDRVVTRLAACLGLITIAFLALSWTPISISGLKLFSCHRWRRHHDASFPPDLAAEEAPLMSGPLHELSTLDGSLASSNRIPLEAHVMSKCPDARDCLQQLVLPAMEQISDKVDFKLSFIATVSNKSSEIQCMHGPTECIGDMLILCAANLPFPPDSGAMCSKESRTPTIRSLGFANCLISSYPDIPKRDLVQGCALEHGIDFEALNKCASREYDDLGDDDDSDEQTPLSGIALLRKSALHSEKVNVRTSCTLRLNESTWCVRDGGVWRDCAQEGEGSKVSVLVDEVKKLWDKVN, translated from the exons ATGGAAAAACTACCAACTCAATCCAAAGCCGACAGTTCCGGCTATGTCGACCTTTCCGAGTCGTCCGTGGCGCGACCGATCAGCACCCGTCGCGACCGGGTTGTTACTCGGCTGGCCGCCTGTCTGGGGctcatcaccatcgcctTCCTAGCTTTATCGTGGACCCCCATCTCCATTTCCGGCCTTAAGCTCTTCTCGTGTCatagatggagaagacaCCATGATGCTTCGTTTCCCCCGGACTTGGCTGCGGAGGAAGCTCCGTTGATGAGTGGCCCACTGCATGAGCTGTCTACCCTCGACGGAAGCCTAGCCTCGAGTAACAGAATTCCCCTTGAGGCTCATGTTATGAGTAAATGCCCCGACGCTCGCGACTGTCTCCAACAGCTTGTCCTTCCTGCTATGGAGCAGATTAGCGATAAAGTTGACTTCAAGCTGTCTTTCATCGCCAC AGTATCGAACAAGTCATCGGAGATCCAATGTATGCACGGTCCCACCGAATGCATCGGTGACATGCTCATCCTCTGTGCGGCTAATCTGCCTTTTCCGCCTGACTCCGGTGCCATGTGCTCCAAGGAGTCCCGTACTCCAACCATCCGGTCGCTCGGGTTTGCCAACTGCCTTATCAGCTCGTATCCCGATATTCCGAAGCGCGACCTGGTTCAGGGATGTGCTTTGGAGCATGGTATCGACTTTGAGGCTCTGAACAAGTGTGCCAGTCGAGAGTATGATGACCTtggcgacgacgatgataGCGACGAGCAGACACCGCTTAGTGGCATTGCTCTGTTGCGCAAGAGTGCACTGCACAGTGAGAAGGTCAATGTCAGGACCAGCTGTACGCTCCGACTGAACGAGTCTACCTGGTGTGTCCGGGATGGTGGAGTCTGGAGGGACTGCGcccaggaaggagagggcagCAAAGTCTCGGTGCTCGTGGATgaagtgaagaagctgtggGACAAGGTCAACTGA
- a CDS encoding hexokinase family protein (COG:G;~EggNog:ENOG410PHN5;~InterPro:IPR001312,IPR022673,IPR022672,IPR043129;~PFAM:PF00349,PF03727;~go_function: GO:0004396 - hexokinase activity [Evidence IEA];~go_function: GO:0005524 - ATP binding [Evidence IEA];~go_function: GO:0005536 - glucose binding [Evidence IEA];~go_function: GO:0016773 - phosphotransferase activity, alcohol group as acceptor [Evidence IEA];~go_process: GO:0001678 - cellular glucose homeostasis [Evidence IEA];~go_process: GO:0005975 - carbohydrate metabolic process [Evidence IEA]), with translation MAPINSIDLRTSRDDEHEHLHEEPVEDEEEDTADLDPSQKEYLERQRVLDEYLSPIALDEAVLYKLARRFSTVYRDLALHSKEQFLPTPVTRLPSGLETGRYLAIDVGGTNLRVAFIELLGEATESDTRSTDASERSRDTIRRAQRQRVRRTLERAWPIQEHLKMDKAEDLFSWIGDCIAEVVAESLTSESITGHVPEELEMGITFSFPIMQESLTEATLMPMGKGFAITSDLDLRKILLSGYEKHTRRLDSESEPSSKRRKLFELPKLKIAAITNDTVATLASLAYAVKSLPNSRVAMGIIVGTGCNATIPMNLNMLHESKAKHVKSKDPQAEETVVNTEWTIAGADPPLKELNIITKWDVELDRACARPGFQPFEYLTGGRYIGELIRLILYDYLTNVSGLSKKVLPATLIQEYALTTTYVSDNVARARSDQELADELTRSMPPPENSEWHWDAVSANVFRKIARTVQRRSAGLIAAAVVGLLACAQEIELKVDSHEGSPQNANVSLPEYNGTPDLAAVNTSLSPSSLVPEGASPRDGRVVPVLSPTPTPADWQSGPEELVVAYTGGIIQHYPNFKETCQQYIDRLIMRTGPQKSGKSVFLREASDGGVIGAGVLAGMVGNR, from the exons ATGGCCCCAATCAATTCGATAGATCTGCGTACAAGCAGGGATGATGAGCACGAACATCTACATGAAGAgccggtggaggatgaagaagaggacacCGCTGACTTGGACCCCTCTCAAAAAGAGTACCTGGAGCGCCAGCGCGTGCTTGACGAATACTTGTCTCCCATAGCTTTGGATGAAGCGGTTTTGTATAAACTGGCGCGCCGGTTTTCCACCGTATACCGGGATTTGGCCCTTCATTCGAAGGAGCAGTTCTTACCGACACCGGTGACGAGGTTACCCTCTGGCCTGGAGACAGGCCGATACCTGGCCATTGATGTGGGTGGGACCAATCTGCGGGTTGCTTTCATCGAACTACTGGGGGAGGCTACAGAGTCAGACACACGTTCCACAGACGCGTCGGAAAGATCGCGCGACACCATTCGTAGGGCGCAGAGACAGCGTGTCAGGCGGACTCTTGAGAGAGCATGGCCTATACAAGAACACCTAAAGATGGACAAGGCCGAGGATCTGTTTTCTTGGATCGGAGATTGCATTGCGGAAGTGGTGGCGGAAAGCTTGACTTCTGAATCCATAACAGGCCATGTTCCAGAGGAATTGGAGATGGGAATTACCTTTAGTTTCCCGATCAT GCAAGAATCCCTTACGGAGGCTACTCTGATGCCAATGGGCAAAGGATTCGCCATCACGTCCGACCTTGACTTGCGCAAGATCCTCCTGAGTGGGTATGAGAAACATACAAGGCGCCTAGATAGTGAGTCGGAGCCTTCAAGCAAACGTCGGAAGCTCTTTGAACTCCCAAAACTCAAGATAGCAGCTATCACGAACGACACAGTTGCTACACTTGCTTCCCTTGCTTATGCCGTCAAATCTCTGCCCAATAGTCGAGTAGCTATGGGCATCATTGTGGGTACCGGCTGCAATGCCACAATTCCAATGAATTTGAATATGCTCCATGAGTCCAAGGCGAAGCATGTGAAATCAAAGGACCCGcaggcggaggagacggtCGTGAACACCGAATGGACGATCGCGGGTGCCGACCCGCCATTGAAGGAACTCAACATCATAACAAAATGGGATGTGGAACTCGATCGGGCGTGCGCGCGACCCGGATTCCAGCCTTTTGAATACTTGACGGGTGGTCGGTATATTGGAGAGCTCATCCGGCTTATCCTATATGATTATCTGACCAATGTTAGTGGGCTGTCCAAGAAAGTATTGCCCGCGACCCTCATCCAGGAGTATGCCCTGACGACAACTTACGTTTCGGATAATGTTGCCCGTGCTCGGTCGGACCAGGAGCTTGCCGATGAACTTACACGCTCCATGCCCCCGCCGGAGAACAGCGAATGGCATTGGGATGCTGTGTCGGCAAACGTATTTCGCAAGATCGCCAGGACGGTTCAGAGACGATCCGCCGGGTTGATAGCCGCAGCGGTTGTGggtttgcttgcttgtgcGCAGGAGATTGAGCTGAAAGTGGACAGCCACGAAGGTTCGCCGCAGAATGCCAACGTCTCTTTGCCTGAGTACAATGGCACTCCGGATCTGGCCGCCGTAAATACCAGtctttccccatcatccttggTGCCGGAGGGAGCAAGTCCGAGAGATGGTAGGGTTGTTCCTGTCCTatctcccactcccactcccgcCGACTGGCAGTCAGGCCCTGAGGAGCTGGTCGTGGCGTACACTGGAGGCATCATCCAGCATTACCCCAATTTCAAGGAGACATGCCAGCAATATATTGACAGGCTTATCATGAGAACCGGCCCGCAGAAGAGCGGTAAGTCGGTCTTCTTGCGGGAAGCCTCGGACGGTGGTGTcattggtgctggtgtcCTTGCAGGAATGGTGGGCAACAGGTGA
- a CDS encoding uncharacterized protein (COG:S;~EggNog:ENOG410PTJA;~SECRETED:SignalP(1-15)): MKMFSILSTPLLVRTARLSIASPGARYIASTAYRLAETKAQDSSHQKPSNGASDDQSVSKLTQDKTKSVAQADQELRERLEQMSGGGGASGIEYEDGKPSAMKRSVRNNMFRYI, from the exons ATGAAAATGTTTTCAATATTATCAACTCCATTGCTCGTCCGGACAGCTCGTCTGTCAATTGCATCTCCCGGAGCACGGTATATAGCTTCGACCGCTTACAGACTCGCAGAAACAAAAG CTCAAGATTCGTCGCACCAAAAGCCATCGAATGGTGCATCAGATGACCAATCAGTATCGAAGCTCACGCAAGACAAAACCAAAAGCGTTGCTCAGGCGGATCAAGAGCTCCGAGAGCGGCTCGAGCAAATgtctggcggtggtggtgcttcGGGCATTGAGTATGAAGATGGAAAACCTAGCGCCATGAAGCGCAGCGTACGAAACAACATGTTCCGCTATATCTGA
- the TOA2 gene encoding transcription initiation factor IIA subunit gamma (COG:K;~EggNog:ENOG410PPMK;~InterPro:IPR015872,IPR009083,IPR003194;~PFAM:PF02268;~go_component: GO:0005672 - transcription factor TFIIA complex [Evidence IEA];~go_process: GO:0006367 - transcription initiation from RNA polymerase II promoter [Evidence IEA]), whose translation MSAQAYYELYRGSSLGLSLTDTLDDLINEGRIEPQLAMKILSTFDRVITEVLADKVRARLTFKVRLSMRIRKAAPEGYEGGE comes from the exons ATGAGCGCCCAGGCATACTACGAGCTCTATCGCGGGAGCAG CCTCGGACTCTCCCTGACCGATACCCTCGATGACCTGATCAACGAAGGACGGATCGAGCCTCAGCTCGCCATGAAGATCCTCTCAACTTTCGATCGCGTGATCACAGAAGTGCTGGCGGACAAAGTGCGCGCTCGTCTGACCTTCAAGGTACGCTTATCTATGAGGATAAGGAAGGCTGCGCCTGAGGGATATGAAGGAGGCGAATGA